In Kordia antarctica, the following proteins share a genomic window:
- a CDS encoding 30S ribosomal protein S16, whose protein sequence is MPVKIRLQRHGKKGKPFYWIVAADGRAKRDGKYLEKLGTYNPNTNPATIDLNVDGAVQWLQNGAQPTHTARGILSYKGAMYKNHLLGGIRKGALTQEQADEKFNTWIAEKEGQVEGKVGSLAQAEADAKAKALEAEKAVNDARIVANTPVVEEVVADVVEDAGETPAAGEEE, encoded by the coding sequence ATGCCTGTTAAAATTAGATTACAGAGACACGGTAAAAAAGGAAAACCTTTTTACTGGATCGTTGCCGCTGACGGACGTGCAAAAAGAGATGGTAAATACTTAGAAAAATTAGGTACTTATAATCCAAACACAAATCCTGCAACTATTGACTTAAATGTTGATGGTGCTGTACAGTGGTTACAGAATGGTGCGCAACCAACTCATACTGCAAGAGGAATCCTTTCTTATAAAGGTGCAATGTACAAGAATCACTTACTTGGTGGTATCCGTAAAGGTGCTTTAACACAAGAACAAGCTGATGAGAAATTTAACACTTGGATTGCTGAGAAAGAAGGACAAGTTGAAGGTAAAGTAGGTTCATTAGCACAAGCTGAAGCTGATGCGAAAGCGAAAGCTTTGGAAGCAGAAAAAGCTGTTAATGATGCTCGTATTGTTGCAAACACTCCTGTTGTGGAAGAAGTTGTAGCGGATGTAGTTGAAGATGCTGGAGAAACTCCTGCAGCTGGTGAAGAAGAATAA